GAACTATATAGCAAACTGTCCACCATAAAGTGTAAATAGTGTAAAAATTGTTTCCTGCGAAACTGATCACAAAGCAACGACTAATTTTATGAGCGATTTTATTTAAATAGGTGACGATATTCAAACGAATTTCACGAATGTTAATTTCTTTATTTAATTATAACTAAAATGATGAGGATTAGCAAAAAAATTTTGGTGTCTCATCTAAAAATGAGTTATAATAAAGGTCAGAAATTCAAATTATAATAAGGAAGAATCGATGAAACTTGTACTGGTAAGACATGTAGAAACCTATGGAAATATTGAACATCGCCTCAATGGACATACCGAATCAGAATATACTCGGCGAGGCGAAGCAATGAAAGAATTGCTGGTAAAAGAACTGATTGCGCTAGATCGAAAATTAGTATTTGATAAAATATATGCCAGTCCAATATCGCGTGCGTATAAAATTGCCCAAGCTGTTGGTGAATTTACGGGGAAAGAAATTAATGTAGATCACCGTCTGCGCGAGTTTAACTTTGGCATTTTTGAAGGAAAAACGAGAGATGAGTGTATTGCACTATATCAACCGGAATGGGATCAATGGATGGAGAACTACCTTGATTATCCGGTGCCTGACGGTCAGAGTCAGCGTCAATATCATCAACTCTGCGCCGAATTTTTATCTGAATTAAATCCCAATGAAACGATTCTAATCGTTGCGCATGGTGGCACTGTCCATGGAATGATTACCAATCTTCTGGAACTACCGATTGACAGCAAATGGCATTTTGATATCAAATTGGGGAGCCTCACTATTGTTGATTACAATGATGGTTTTGGCATGTTGTCATATATGACGACGCCGCCTTATGATGAGCTAATTCCAGATGAAGGACCCGTATTAACTTCCAATAAATCTGTGTTGAGAGCCGAAGCAAGAGCCGAAGCACAAGCAAAAGCGGCAAGTAAAAGACAAAAAATAGCCAACCAAGAGAGGAAATAATATGCTCATTGTAGCTTATGATAATCGTAGTGATATTGAAATAGAAGATACCGCCCTGGAAGAAATTGAAGACGCCATGATGCGCACTTTACTTCATCAGGAAGTTGAGATTGAGTGTGAAATTAGTTTTTCTTTTGTAAGTCCTGATGAAATAAAAGAATTAAATGCTGAATATCGCAAAAAAGATACCGTCACCGATGTCCTTTCCTTTCCCATGCATGAAGATTTTTGTAAAAATAAGAAAGCCATTATTTGCGATAATCCTTACCTGCCACTGTTGCTGGGCGATATCGTAATCTGCACCCGACAGGCGGAGATACAGGCCAAAGAATACGGAAACACGTTTACCCGGGAGCTTTCTTACCTGTCAGTGCATAGCGTGCTACATTTACTGGGTTATGACCATATGGAAGAAGCTGATAAATTGTTGATGCGAAGTATTGAAAAAGAAATTATGAATGATGATTAGTTATTAAATGCGATTATAAATAGTTCATCAGGAGGTGGAGAACATTAGAAGAAAATTGAAAAAGAGTTTTTCTTTTGCCATCGAAGGAATTTTATATACTCTGAAAACACAACCTAACATGAGAATCCATTTTGGCATTGGCATTTTAGCTATTGCTTTCGGTTTTGTATTCAAAATTGAACGGAGTGAATGGTTGGCACTGGTAATTGTGATCGGATTTGTTTTCATCTTGGAAATTATCAATACTGCCATTGAAACGCTGGTGGATCTTTATACTGAGGAATATCATCATCTAGCAAAAATTGCTAAAGACACGGCTGCCGGAGCAGTAATGGTTGCGGCAATCATGTCTGTTTGTGTTGGACTAATTATTTTTTTACCAAAAATAATCGATTGGTTTTTTTAACCAAAGAAAGAATGTGAATTATGAACGAAACCTTTAAATCTGGGTTTATCAGCATCGTTGGTCGTCCAAATGTTGGAAAATCAACTTTACTTAATAATATTATGGACGAAAAGCTGGTGATTACCTCGGCTAAACCGCAAACAACTCGAAATGCGATCCGCTGTATTTATACCGACGAACATGTTCAAATGGTGTTTATTGACACTCCAGGCATGCATCGGCCTAAAAACAGATTAGGCGACTACATGCAAAAAGCTGCTGAAAACACGGTCTCCGATGTCGATGCCGTTTTATATCTGGTAGAACCGGAAATAAAAATCGGGCCGGGCGATCAGTATATTTTGGAAAAACTGAAAGCTTCAGGAACACCTGTTATTTTAGTGATAAACAAAATTGATTTATTACCAAAAGAAGATGTTTTAATCACCATCGCCGCTTATCAAAAATATGATTTTCTCAATGCGATCATTCCCATATCGGCCGTTCAGGGAGATGGTGTCAAAGAACTGCTGAATATTATCACAGGGCTTCTTAACCCAGGACCAATGTTTTTTCCAGCCGATATGATTATTGACCAATCTGAACGCTGGATTGTTCAGGAGCTTATTCGAGAAAAGCTACTAAATCTTTTAAATGATGAAGTCCCCCATGGTATTGCCGTCGAAGTTACCGCGATGAAACCGCGAAAAGGCAAGGAAATTATTGATATTGAAGCCACGATATTTTGTGAACGAAAAACCCATAAAGGAATTTTGATTGGGAAAAATGGTTCCATGTTAACCAAAATTGGAACTCTAGCAAGAAAAGATATCGAGTTTTTCTTGAAATCTAAAGTCAACCTTCAATTGTGGGTGAAAGTTCGATCAGATTGGCGGGATAAAAACTTTGATCTTAAAGAATTGGGATATTTTGAATAGATCCTTTAGGCAGGAGAACTATGGCACTGATTAAAACAAAAGGATTAGTGATTAAAGAGCAACCTTACAAAGAACAGGATAAAATATTGACCATATTTACCGAAGATGAAGGGAAAATTCAATGTATTGCCCGCGGAGTACGTCGTCAAAAAAGCGGCCTTTTAGCCAGTACACAAATATTTGCCTACAGTGAATTTGTCTACTATCCCGGCAAAAACTTTGGCATAATCAATCAAACTAATTTAATTGAAGCATTTTATCCGCTTCGAACTGATTTAACTAAAATGGCTCTTGCCTCGTATTTACTGGATCTCATAAACAACGGATTTGAGTTTTATCAACGCAGTCCGGAAATATTAAAACTGCTGTTACATGTGCTTTTTTATATATCGGGAAACAAAGCTAAAAATGATCTAATCTTAGTTGGAGCCTTTCAAATGAAATTGATCAGCTATTTAGGGTATTGCCCTGGTGTAAGCAGCTGCATGGTCTGTAAATGCGAAAAAGAATTAGTCGTTTTCAGTATTGAGAACCACGGTGTTTTGTGTCGATCGTGCCGATCAATAACCGCTGGTTACACCTATAATCTGAGCGCAGAAATGATTAAATTATTAAATGATTTTTTAAGGTTATCCGTTAAAGAATTAAAAGAACGAGACATCCTCACCTCAGATGCCCTTAAATTAACTGATATGCTGGATCATTTTATCAGTTATAGTATCGGCAAATCTTCAAAAGCATATACTTTTTATAAAACTATGTTAAATCCGCTAGGGTGAAAAAAAACACGTTTAGAAAGATAGGAGAAACAAATGAAAATTGCTTTAACCTTAAATGGAAACACGTTGGAATCGAAAGTTTCCGATAATTATGATACTTATCAGTATCTATTAGTGGTGAGTTTACCAGATATGAGTTCTGATATAATCACTAAAAGCGAAACTTCATCAGCTAAAACCGTTGCCCAAGAAATAATTAATCTGAATTGCGAGGGGATAATAACGGGAAAATTTCATAGCCAGGAGGCTTTTGATATTTTGGCAGATGCATGTGTAACGCGCTATCTAGGCGTTGGTTATACGGGATTGGAAGCCCTTGAGTTAATGAATAAACGAAGTTTACCGCTCATTAGAAATTTTGAAGGCACCAATGGCTGTTCGGGTGATCACCATTAAACGAATATTATGATAGAAATTCTACTCGTTTATTAATTTCGGAGATCGATAAAATACAGAATCCTCAACGAAACAAAAGTAGGAAGATGATATGAAAGATAACAATAACTCGATTAAAAAAAACATCATTTTGATGTTCATTATTCTGATGTTCATTACCGTGGGGTTAATTAGTTATCTCGTTTTTTCAAAATGGTTATCTTCTGCAAATGATATCTTTACAGAGACTGCAGAAAATATTAATCATGATATCGTCACCGAAGTTGATGAATTTATGAATGTTCCTCTCCACATAAATGAATTAAACCACAGTCTCATTGAATATGATATCGTTGATTTTACAAATCCCACTGCTCGAGACGCTTTTTTTGTAAATATCTTAAAAAATCATAGTTCAGACGTGTACAGTTTTAGTTATGGCATGGAAAATGGCGATTATTACGGTGCTCGACGGGCTGATAACGGTACAATCCAGATCATGCGCTGTAATGCCGAAACTAATAATAATTCATGGTATTATTCAATAACTTCCGATCTAACCGCCGCAAATTTAATGGTGATGGCTGGACAATTTGACCCACGGACAAGAGATTGGTATAAGGCTGCCAAAGAAAATAAGACTGCAATTTTTTCCAATATTTACAGACATTTTGTTTTAGACGATCTTACGATTTCAGCGGCTTATCCAATTTATGATAAAGACGATGTGCTGTTAGGAGTGATGGGAACCCATTTAACTTTAACTCAAATCAATGACTTCCTTGAAGAAAATGTCAATCTTAAAAAATCCTCTGCTTTAATCGTTGAAAAAAGTACCGGTCTTTTAGTTGCCAATTCGTTTAAACAAGATAATTTCAAAACCTTAGATGATGGCAAGATTGAACGTACTAATATTAAAGAAATCAACAATTCTACAATGTTTAAAGCCTATGAAGATTATCTCCGTACCGGACAAACCAGTTATCAGCTCTACAATGATCACGATAAGATTATGGTAAATATCACCGACTATCAACAACCTGGTCTGGATTGGCTAGTTATAACCGCAATTCCAGAGAGCAATTTTACCACCGGAATTATTAATAATATTCAATTAACATTTGGATTGACTTTGTTGGCATTGCTTTTTTCAGGGTTAGTATTCTATACATTAATCAATAATGCATTTAAGCCAGTAAATAATCTTATTAAAACGACTGAAGATTTTTCAAAAGGAAACTTGTCCATTCGTGCCACTATTTTCAGAAATGATGAAATCGGGAGAATTTCCAAAGCCTTTAATGCGATGGCCAATACGATTGATAGTTTAGTTAATCAACTGGAATCAAAAGTGGTCGAACGGACTGAAGAGCTTGAAAAAACAAATGCTGAACTTGAATTTTTAAGTTACCACGATAAACTTACTGGACTTTACAACCGAATGTATTTTGAAAAAGCATTAAATAATCTCGATAAAGAGGAAAATTTGCCTATTTCAATTGTTTTTGGAGACGTAAATGGCTTGAAACTGACAAACGATATATTTGGGCACACCATTGGCGATGCTCTTCTTGTCAAAATTTCTGAAATAATGAATAAAGTATTTCGTAAAGATGATATCATCGCTAGGATTGGCGGAGACGAATTTGTCATTTTGTTAAAACAAACAACAAAAGAAGAAGCTATTTATTTTATGGATCAAGTTAAAAGAGACTTTTCCAGAGAAATAATCGTCGCATTAAAAGGCAGTATTTCCATGGGCTGTGATACAAAAACACTTTATAAACAGAATCTCTTAGAAGTTTTTAAAAATGCCGAAGATGGCATGTATCATGAAAAAAGTGTCAATCGAAAAATAATCAATTCAGGACTGATCGAAAGTATTATTGTTACACTTCATAAACGAAGTCACTGGGAAAAAAGACATTCCAATAGTGTCAGCGAGTTATGTCAAGGCATTGGGCAAATGATGGCATTATCTCAAGCAGATATTAAACGACTGGAGGATGCCGGCTTTCTTCACGATATTGGCAAAGTTACTTTTAATGATATGCTTCTTAATCAGGACCGGGTATTATTTGAAGATGAAGAAGAACTTGTCCAAAAACATACGGTCATTGGTTATCGGTTATTAAATATGTTTGATGAAACATTAGATTTGGCGGCCCCCGTTT
This is a stretch of genomic DNA from Acetobacterium woodii DSM 1030. It encodes these proteins:
- a CDS encoding histidine phosphatase family protein, with the protein product MKLVLVRHVETYGNIEHRLNGHTESEYTRRGEAMKELLVKELIALDRKLVFDKIYASPISRAYKIAQAVGEFTGKEINVDHRLREFNFGIFEGKTRDECIALYQPEWDQWMENYLDYPVPDGQSQRQYHQLCAEFLSELNPNETILIVAHGGTVHGMITNLLELPIDSKWHFDIKLGSLTIVDYNDGFGMLSYMTTPPYDELIPDEGPVLTSNKSVLRAEARAEAQAKAASKRQKIANQERK
- the ybeY gene encoding rRNA maturation RNase YbeY, translated to MLIVAYDNRSDIEIEDTALEEIEDAMMRTLLHQEVEIECEISFSFVSPDEIKELNAEYRKKDTVTDVLSFPMHEDFCKNKKAIICDNPYLPLLLGDIVICTRQAEIQAKEYGNTFTRELSYLSVHSVLHLLGYDHMEEADKLLMRSIEKEIMNDD
- a CDS encoding diacylglycerol kinase family protein; protein product: MKKSFSFAIEGILYTLKTQPNMRIHFGIGILAIAFGFVFKIERSEWLALVIVIGFVFILEIINTAIETLVDLYTEEYHHLAKIAKDTAAGAVMVAAIMSVCVGLIIFLPKIIDWFF
- the era gene encoding GTPase Era, with translation MNETFKSGFISIVGRPNVGKSTLLNNIMDEKLVITSAKPQTTRNAIRCIYTDEHVQMVFIDTPGMHRPKNRLGDYMQKAAENTVSDVDAVLYLVEPEIKIGPGDQYILEKLKASGTPVILVINKIDLLPKEDVLITIAAYQKYDFLNAIIPISAVQGDGVKELLNIITGLLNPGPMFFPADMIIDQSERWIVQELIREKLLNLLNDEVPHGIAVEVTAMKPRKGKEIIDIEATIFCERKTHKGILIGKNGSMLTKIGTLARKDIEFFLKSKVNLQLWVKVRSDWRDKNFDLKELGYFE
- the recO gene encoding DNA repair protein RecO, with the translated sequence MALIKTKGLVIKEQPYKEQDKILTIFTEDEGKIQCIARGVRRQKSGLLASTQIFAYSEFVYYPGKNFGIINQTNLIEAFYPLRTDLTKMALASYLLDLINNGFEFYQRSPEILKLLLHVLFYISGNKAKNDLILVGAFQMKLISYLGYCPGVSSCMVCKCEKELVVFSIENHGVLCRSCRSITAGYTYNLSAEMIKLLNDFLRLSVKELKERDILTSDALKLTDMLDHFISYSIGKSSKAYTFYKTMLNPLG
- a CDS encoding diguanylate cyclase, which produces MKDNNNSIKKNIILMFIILMFITVGLISYLVFSKWLSSANDIFTETAENINHDIVTEVDEFMNVPLHINELNHSLIEYDIVDFTNPTARDAFFVNILKNHSSDVYSFSYGMENGDYYGARRADNGTIQIMRCNAETNNNSWYYSITSDLTAANLMVMAGQFDPRTRDWYKAAKENKTAIFSNIYRHFVLDDLTISAAYPIYDKDDVLLGVMGTHLTLTQINDFLEENVNLKKSSALIVEKSTGLLVANSFKQDNFKTLDDGKIERTNIKEINNSTMFKAYEDYLRTGQTSYQLYNDHDKIMVNITDYQQPGLDWLVITAIPESNFTTGIINNIQLTFGLTLLALLFSGLVFYTLINNAFKPVNNLIKTTEDFSKGNLSIRATIFRNDEIGRISKAFNAMANTIDSLVNQLESKVVERTEELEKTNAELEFLSYHDKLTGLYNRMYFEKALNNLDKEENLPISIVFGDVNGLKLTNDIFGHTIGDALLVKISEIMNKVFRKDDIIARIGGDEFVILLKQTTKEEAIYFMDQVKRDFSREIIVALKGSISMGCDTKTLYKQNLLEVFKNAEDGMYHEKSVNRKIINSGLIESIIVTLHKRSHWEKRHSNSVSELCQGIGQMMALSQADIKRLEDAGFLHDIGKVTFNDMLLNQDRVLFEDEEELVQKHTVIGYRLLNMFDETLDLAAPVFAHHERWDGLGYPKGLKGKEIPLLARIIAVAEAYDIMVNPISGIEKTPNQAIKEIKELSGTKFDPDVVSALIQYIKAT